The following coding sequences lie in one Sedimentibacter sp. MB35-C1 genomic window:
- a CDS encoding flavodoxin gives MKNLVVYYSRSGNTKIVAEEISKIIECELEKIEFLNDIGSVRAAFTSLIGCKARIKHLNIDPKKYDNIFIGCPVWAGKSATPMNTFLNNFDFTNKNVFIFITQADSKTPVKVYESISKRVADKGGNVADMFFVQTNMKSLISSQQAMEAATEWINKLRLK, from the coding sequence ATGAAAAATTTAGTAGTGTATTACTCCAGAAGCGGAAACACAAAAATTGTTGCAGAAGAGATATCAAAAATTATCGAATGTGAACTAGAGAAAATAGAATTTTTGAACGATATAGGATCTGTGCGTGCGGCATTTACGTCACTGATTGGGTGTAAAGCAAGGATAAAGCATTTAAATATCGATCCTAAGAAATATGACAATATATTTATTGGCTGTCCGGTTTGGGCCGGAAAAAGTGCGACTCCGATGAATACATTTTTAAATAATTTTGATTTTACAAACAAAAACGTATTTATTTTTATCACGCAGGCTGACTCTAAAACACCTGTTAAAGTATATGAATCTATTTCTAAGAGGGTAGCTGATAAAGGAGGTAATGTGGCTGACATGTTTTTTGTTCAAACTAACATGAAGAGTCTGATTTCATCACAACAAGCAATGGAGGCTGCAACAGAATGGATAAATAAACTGCGGTTAAAATAG
- a CDS encoding HD domain-containing phosphohydrolase, with the protein MMDKEVNEQTYSAHSMCLKEDGFYKHLFEELPIGYAFLKILFDETGIPTDYEFIEVNAIFEKRTGFNRKDIIGEMLSEVFKHMNKSELDRVNFYAKKTLYEGKQEFEFYFGIVNKWYRVSMYSPRESYLAMYFTGITNEKKQLEELEQSRRRMKNIIEATNVGTWEKNMLTGEYFYNDRWAEILGYTLEELSPISKSTWQRLVHPDDLKKQFMIDEKMYNKEIDYYDEEYRMIHKNGRIVWIQDKGKVISWTEDGKPYIISGTHTDITSKREEQEQILYLSYCDQLTGLYNRRFFESKLIEMDLPKNLPITLIMADVNGLKLVNDSFGHNLGDELLKKASDIIKKGCRKTDIVARLGGDEFVVILTNACSMQAERIIKRINSIASKEKVGAIDISISFGYETKNSANENIQDVFKNAEDYMYRHKLYESSSIRNKTIDLIMSTLYEKSSREMQHSKRVSEICEALAEKMKFDRDKINQIKIAGLMHDIGKMGIDEKILNKTLRLSDDEQREIKRHPEIGYRILSSSNDFSEIAEYVLKHHERWDGNGYPGGFKGEEISIQSRIIAIADAYDAMTSDRPYRRGMSSEEALKELKRCSGTQFDADITEIFISMIKEAQTSKC; encoded by the coding sequence ATGATGGACAAAGAGGTTAACGAGCAAACGTATTCTGCTCATAGTATGTGCTTGAAGGAAGACGGCTTTTATAAACATTTGTTTGAAGAGCTGCCTATTGGTTATGCATTTTTAAAAATACTTTTTGATGAGACAGGCATTCCAACAGACTATGAATTTATAGAAGTCAATGCAATTTTTGAAAAAAGAACAGGGTTTAACAGAAAAGATATCATTGGAGAAATGCTCTCTGAAGTTTTTAAACACATGAACAAAAGTGAACTTGACAGAGTAAATTTTTATGCGAAAAAGACCCTGTATGAAGGAAAGCAGGAGTTTGAATTTTATTTCGGCATTGTGAATAAATGGTACAGAGTAAGTATGTATTCTCCCAGGGAAAGTTATCTGGCAATGTATTTCACAGGAATAACAAATGAAAAAAAGCAGTTAGAAGAACTTGAACAAAGCAGGAGAAGAATGAAAAACATTATTGAGGCTACTAATGTTGGGACATGGGAAAAGAATATGCTTACAGGCGAGTATTTCTACAATGATAGATGGGCTGAAATTTTGGGGTATACTTTGGAGGAATTGTCTCCTATAAGCAAGTCTACATGGCAGAGACTGGTGCACCCGGACGATTTAAAAAAGCAATTTATGATAGATGAAAAAATGTACAATAAAGAAATAGATTATTACGATGAAGAATATCGAATGATACATAAAAACGGAAGAATCGTATGGATACAAGATAAGGGAAAAGTTATATCGTGGACTGAGGATGGAAAGCCTTACATTATAAGCGGAACACATACAGATATAACATCAAAAAGAGAAGAGCAGGAGCAGATACTTTATTTAAGCTACTGTGACCAGTTGACAGGCTTATACAACAGAAGGTTTTTTGAAAGCAAACTTATCGAAATGGATTTGCCAAAAAATTTACCTATTACACTGATTATGGCTGATGTGAACGGACTGAAGCTTGTAAATGATTCCTTTGGACATAACCTTGGGGATGAATTGCTCAAAAAAGCTTCTGATATTATAAAAAAGGGGTGCAGAAAGACAGATATTGTAGCAAGGCTTGGAGGGGATGAGTTTGTGGTTATATTAACCAATGCATGTTCAATGCAGGCTGAAAGAATAATTAAACGAATTAATTCTATTGCTTCAAAAGAAAAGGTCGGCGCTATAGATATCTCTATTTCATTTGGATACGAGACAAAAAACAGTGCAAACGAAAATATTCAGGATGTGTTTAAAAATGCCGAGGATTACATGTACAGACATAAGCTGTACGAAAGCTCAAGCATAAGAAACAAAACAATTGACCTAATAATGAGCACATTGTATGAAAAAAGCAGCAGAGAAATGCAGCATTCCAAAAGAGTGAGTGAAATATGTGAAGCTTTGGCCGAAAAAATGAAATTTGACAGGGATAAGATAAATCAGATAAAAATAGCAGGGTTAATGCATGATATAGGCAAAATGGGCATAGACGAAAAAATTCTTAATAAAACTCTAAGGCTAAGCGATGATGAACAGAGGGAGATAAAAAGGCATCCTGAAATCGGATACAGAATCTTAAGTTCGTCAAATGACTTTTCCGAAATTGCCGAATACGTTTTGAAGCATCATGAAAGATGGGATGGGAATGGCTATCCTGGAGGCTTTAAGGGAGAGGAAATATCTATACAGTCGAGAATTATAGCGATTGCAGATGCATATGATGCTATGACAAGTGACAGGCCCTACAGAAGGGGTATGAGTTCAGAGGAAGCACTGAAGGAATTAAAAAGGTGCTCGGGCACGCAATTTGATGCTGATATTACAGAAATATTTATTAGTATGATTAAAGAAGCACAGACATCCAAATGCTGA
- a CDS encoding DegV family protein: MKTIILTDSSCDLSREYLDENGLEAIPFPYTIGEKGYVDDFGKSLSYDRFYDELRHGAMPSTSQISVYNFEKVFRRYIDEGKAVIYIGFSSALSQTFNNSILARNNILDEIPDANIAVIDSKSASIGLGAIIFYANNLLKNGKSYGEIIEWVENNKLRSNHWFIIDSLDHLKRGGRISAAAAAVGSMLDVKPMLNVDDEGKLNIIKKIRGRKKALKELLDKLQLIETPEEQVVFINHADCAEDAEHLKELVMKRVKVKDVVINNIGPIIGSHTGPGMICLVFMGEKR, encoded by the coding sequence ATGAAGACTATTATTTTAACAGACTCAAGCTGTGATTTGTCGCGAGAATATTTAGATGAGAATGGTTTGGAAGCTATACCTTTCCCATATACTATAGGAGAAAAGGGATATGTTGATGATTTTGGAAAATCTCTCAGCTACGATAGATTTTATGACGAGCTGAGGCATGGAGCAATGCCTTCTACTTCACAAATATCTGTGTATAATTTTGAAAAAGTATTTAGAAGATATATAGATGAAGGAAAAGCAGTTATTTATATAGGGTTTTCCTCGGCTCTGAGCCAAACATTCAATAATTCCATACTTGCCAGAAACAATATACTTGATGAAATTCCTGATGCGAATATTGCGGTAATTGATTCGAAAAGTGCTTCCATAGGCCTGGGCGCAATAATTTTTTATGCCAATAATCTTTTAAAGAATGGAAAATCATATGGCGAAATTATTGAGTGGGTTGAAAACAATAAACTTAGATCCAACCATTGGTTTATTATTGACAGTCTGGATCATTTAAAAAGGGGCGGTAGGATATCTGCTGCCGCTGCTGCAGTAGGAAGCATGCTTGATGTCAAGCCTATGCTTAATGTAGATGACGAAGGAAAATTAAATATTATCAAAAAAATAAGAGGAAGAAAAAAAGCACTGAAAGAATTGCTTGATAAACTTCAATTGATTGAAACCCCAGAAGAGCAAGTGGTTTTTATAAATCATGCCGATTGTGCTGAAGACGCGGAGCATCTGAAAGAATTGGTTATGAAAAGGGTTAAGGTAAAAGATGTGGTTATTAATAATATAGGACCTATAATTGGATCGCACACCGGGCCAGGGATGATATGCCTCGTATTTATGGGAGAAAAAAGGTAA
- a CDS encoding xanthine phosphoribosyltransferase encodes MDKLKKMIIDRGEIREGNVLKVDSFLNHQLDIGFLYEMGEELHRLFKDRDITKILTIEVSGIAIASMAALCFNVPVVFAKKTESLNLDKDIYNGKVFSYTKNKEYNIMISKKYLNSEDKLLIIDDFLAEGNAMKSLIKLVNESGASVEGIGIAIEKGFQKGGSYLRNEGFNLKSLAIVEDMKNGKIVFRED; translated from the coding sequence ATGGATAAATTAAAGAAAATGATAATAGACCGCGGTGAAATAAGGGAAGGCAATGTTCTGAAGGTTGACAGCTTCTTGAATCATCAGCTTGATATAGGCTTCTTATACGAAATGGGAGAAGAGCTGCACAGGCTTTTTAAAGACAGGGATATAACGAAAATATTGACAATTGAAGTAAGTGGTATTGCAATAGCTTCGATGGCTGCATTGTGCTTTAACGTTCCGGTTGTTTTTGCAAAAAAAACTGAAAGCCTTAATTTAGATAAGGATATATATAATGGAAAAGTTTTTTCTTACACAAAGAATAAGGAATATAATATCATGATAAGCAAAAAATACTTAAATAGCGAAGATAAATTGCTTATAATAGATGACTTTCTTGCAGAAGGAAATGCTATGAAAAGCTTGATTAAACTGGTGAATGAAAGCGGTGCGTCTGTTGAAGGTATCGGCATTGCCATAGAAAAAGGATTTCAAAAAGGCGGGAGCTATTTAAGAAATGAAGGCTTTAATTTAAAAAGTCTTGCAATTGTAGAAGATATGAAGAACGGAAAAATTGTTTTCAGGGAAGATTAA
- a CDS encoding peptidoglycan-binding protein, whose translation MKSKLDAVKAANPVLEIQFKLRDISNIHQDIPKVLPTGKFNGETELAVKEFQKKFNLPATGKVDFSTWSTLNKEHANCMHCINTPSPVCCFPKNVESYKRVDSCNLIYILQIILKNYHKKYKNYPDIDLNGVFDERTEEAVKMFQRSSYLLETGKLDRQTWNLLNKIHEICNLYE comes from the coding sequence ATGAAAAGTAAGTTAGACGCTGTGAAAGCTGCAAATCCTGTTCTGGAAATACAATTTAAATTGAGAGATATTTCTAATATACATCAAGATATCCCTAAAGTACTGCCCACCGGAAAATTTAACGGAGAAACTGAACTTGCAGTAAAGGAATTTCAAAAAAAATTTAATCTCCCCGCTACCGGAAAGGTTGACTTTTCTACATGGAGCACTCTCAATAAGGAACATGCGAACTGTATGCACTGTATCAATACTCCAAGCCCAGTATGTTGCTTTCCAAAAAATGTTGAGTCATACAAACGAGTCGACAGTTGCAATTTAATTTATATATTACAAATAATACTAAAAAACTATCATAAAAAATATAAAAATTATCCAGATATTGATTTGAACGGAGTATTTGATGAACGAACAGAAGAAGCTGTTAAAATGTTCCAAAGGTCAAGCTACTTGCTCGAAACCGGAAAATTAGACAGACAAACGTGGAATTTACTTAATAAAATACATGAAATATGCAATCTGTATGAATAG
- a CDS encoding peptidoglycan-binding protein gives MSIEIPGLTQVVIPAAITVHLGSPDEVAENVTVSFLDYIKNVASSELYPTWPEEALRANVYAIVSTALNRVFTEWYRSRGYNFDITNDTRYDQAFVPNRGIFDNVAAIVDDLFDSYIVKQGRLEPLYAQFCDGRISQCPGLLQWGSVDLSEQGYTPYEILQYYYGDNIDLRTDTPLAEAYETFPGIPLQLGDNNPYVLLMQISLNTISTNYPAIPKIPSPTGTFDEPTQAAVEEFQRIFNLPVTGIIDKPTWYSIRRIYTAVTSLAELTSQGIMLSEIPQFTPTPGSEEVVPRVQAVQYFLNVLSAYYNTIPSVDISGILDTLTRTSIMEFQNTFGLPITGIVDEQTWNAMYDAVEGILETLPPTAIALPSLLWPGTVFQLGSEGPEIYILQQYLAYIGSVLEGLPPIDPDGVYGPKTEQAVRDFQNYFGIDETGVVDQYTWNRIILIYRNLRFGNSRNIGQFPGSDIGG, from the coding sequence ATGAGTATAGAAATTCCGGGATTAACACAAGTTGTAATACCGGCCGCAATAACAGTTCATCTGGGATCTCCGGATGAAGTTGCCGAAAACGTAACGGTATCTTTTTTAGACTATATAAAAAATGTTGCCTCCAGTGAATTATATCCCACATGGCCTGAAGAGGCTCTGAGAGCAAATGTATACGCCATAGTTTCTACAGCATTAAACAGAGTCTTTACTGAGTGGTACAGGTCAAGAGGGTACAATTTTGATATTACCAACGATACCCGTTACGACCAGGCCTTCGTTCCAAACAGAGGAATATTCGACAACGTTGCAGCTATTGTTGATGATTTATTTGACAGTTACATCGTAAAACAAGGACGTCTTGAACCTCTTTATGCACAATTCTGCGACGGTCGTATTTCACAATGCCCCGGGCTACTTCAATGGGGTTCAGTAGATTTATCTGAGCAAGGTTATACACCATATGAGATTCTTCAATATTATTACGGGGATAATATTGATTTAAGAACCGATACTCCATTAGCTGAAGCATATGAAACATTTCCTGGAATTCCGCTTCAGCTGGGGGACAACAACCCCTATGTGCTTCTGATGCAAATTTCGCTTAATACAATTTCCACAAATTATCCGGCAATACCGAAAATTCCAAGTCCCACAGGAACATTTGACGAACCAACACAAGCAGCCGTAGAAGAATTTCAAAGAATTTTTAACCTCCCGGTTACAGGTATCATAGATAAACCGACCTGGTACAGCATTCGAAGAATATACACTGCAGTAACATCCTTGGCCGAATTAACTTCACAAGGTATTATGCTGAGTGAAATTCCTCAATTTACACCGACGCCGGGATCCGAGGAGGTAGTACCGAGAGTTCAGGCAGTTCAGTATTTTCTTAACGTTTTGTCCGCATATTATAATACAATTCCTTCGGTTGATATCAGCGGTATATTAGATACTCTTACGAGAACATCCATAATGGAATTTCAAAACACATTTGGGCTTCCCATAACAGGAATTGTAGACGAACAAACATGGAATGCCATGTATGACGCTGTTGAAGGAATACTCGAGACACTGCCGCCGACTGCCATCGCTCTTCCTTCTCTGCTATGGCCCGGCACCGTATTCCAACTGGGCTCTGAAGGGCCGGAAATATATATACTTCAACAATACCTGGCATATATAGGTTCTGTACTTGAAGGATTGCCTCCCATAGATCCCGATGGAGTGTACGGACCAAAAACAGAACAGGCCGTAAGAGACTTTCAAAATTATTTTGGAATAGATGAAACGGGTGTGGTGGATCAATACACTTGGAACAGAATAATACTTATATATAGAAATCTAAGATTTGGGAATTCAAGAAATATAGGTCAATTCCCCGGGAGTGATATTGGAGGTTAA
- a CDS encoding carboxypeptidase-like regulatory domain-containing protein — protein MHIIDIIYYVIYRKDVTILKNKNYPFIPDSYLKDNYFSSNESYTARNILSNKIYSSSVFAQETPPLSPEQKPENEQQPAIREQAPESGLPPGDIPAAPAEPSKITEEESEEVGYISVGVFTASGALPVEDAVVTVYTLDENNEENVITHLVTDANGQVPTIELPVLYDGTASGGRSYTTYNLRIQAINYYTVNILDFRVFPDITTNFTIDMIPVAAGPTESRPDMTFVIPPSPADISND, from the coding sequence ATGCATATAATAGATATTATTTACTATGTAATTTATCGGAAGGATGTGACTATTCTGAAAAATAAAAATTATCCATTTATACCAGATTCATATTTAAAAGACAATTATTTTAGCAGTAATGAGTCCTATACGGCACGAAATATACTGTCAAACAAAATCTATTCTTCATCTGTTTTTGCCCAGGAAACTCCTCCGTTATCTCCGGAACAGAAACCTGAGAATGAACAGCAGCCTGCTATACGAGAACAGGCTCCCGAATCGGGACTCCCGCCAGGCGATATTCCTGCAGCTCCGGCAGAGCCCAGTAAGATAACCGAAGAAGAATCGGAAGAAGTTGGATACATATCAGTGGGCGTTTTTACTGCGTCAGGCGCTTTGCCTGTGGAAGATGCCGTTGTTACAGTATACACACTCGATGAAAACAATGAAGAAAATGTCATAACACATCTTGTCACAGATGCTAACGGTCAGGTTCCCACAATAGAATTGCCTGTACTATATGACGGTACAGCCTCTGGTGGAAGGTCTTATACAACTTACAATCTACGAATTCAAGCTATTAACTATTATACTGTAAACATTCTTGATTTCCGTGTGTTTCCTGACATTACAACAAATTTTACTATTGATATGATTCCGGTAGCAGCAGGCCCGACAGAATCAAGACCTGATATGACTTTTGTCATACCTCCGAGTCCGGCTGATATTTCAAATGATTAA
- a CDS encoding FAD-dependent oxidoreductase, producing MRIIIVGAVAAGTSAATEIRRNDKNAEIVIYERDKYISYAGCGMPYYISNEFTDLSSLIPRNSEFFKKKSNIDVMTEHEVVSIDPNSKSVTVKNILMNETFTDIYDKLIIATGARIDVPDIKGIERNNVFFLRNIENMNLIKSFIESEIPKKAAIIGSGFIGMEMCESFKKLGMEVTLIARSTISKGMDGDMTSYIENYLTQKKVTVITNAPTKEINEKGVVLNDGKIVEADIILVAAGIKPNVELAAGAGVEIGVTGAIKTDKHMRTNIADIYSCGDCAESYNTITGKAMYRPLGSTANKTGTIAGSSICGKADEFRGILGTGIYRIFDMTVGQTGLSEAEAKMNGYDAVSIIDQKYNKPEYLGGKPIIIKAVADRKTGIVLGAQIVGFEGVDKRLDVFVTAISLKAKAEDLMHLDLAYSPPYSIPRDPVYYSGAKLRAALDGNRKK from the coding sequence ATGAGAATAATTATTGTTGGTGCAGTAGCAGCAGGCACATCTGCTGCAACAGAGATAAGAAGAAACGATAAAAATGCAGAAATAGTAATTTACGAAAGGGATAAATATATTTCGTATGCAGGGTGTGGCATGCCATACTATATTAGCAACGAATTTACAGATTTAAGCAGTTTAATTCCTCGGAACTCTGAATTTTTTAAGAAGAAAAGCAATATAGACGTAATGACCGAGCATGAGGTTGTGTCAATAGATCCGAATTCAAAGTCAGTTACAGTTAAAAACATTTTAATGAATGAAACATTTACTGACATATATGATAAGCTTATAATTGCAACTGGAGCAAGAATTGATGTACCTGATATAAAAGGAATTGAAAGAAATAATGTCTTCTTTTTGAGAAATATAGAAAATATGAATTTAATTAAATCATTTATTGAAAGCGAAATTCCTAAAAAGGCTGCAATTATCGGAAGCGGTTTTATAGGTATGGAAATGTGCGAAAGTTTTAAAAAGCTTGGAATGGAAGTGACATTAATTGCACGGTCTACAATTTCAAAAGGCATGGACGGAGACATGACATCCTATATTGAAAATTATCTAACACAAAAAAAGGTCACAGTAATTACGAATGCACCTACAAAAGAAATCAATGAAAAAGGTGTAGTATTAAATGACGGAAAAATTGTTGAAGCCGACATAATACTGGTTGCTGCAGGTATAAAGCCGAATGTTGAGCTCGCTGCCGGCGCAGGAGTTGAAATAGGAGTTACAGGAGCGATAAAAACTGACAAGCATATGAGAACAAATATCGCTGACATTTACAGTTGCGGGGACTGTGCAGAATCTTATAATACAATTACCGGTAAAGCTATGTACAGGCCGTTGGGATCAACCGCCAATAAAACGGGAACAATTGCAGGAAGCAGCATATGCGGAAAAGCTGATGAATTTAGAGGCATACTAGGAACGGGAATTTACAGAATTTTTGATATGACTGTAGGGCAGACCGGATTATCTGAAGCAGAAGCTAAAATGAATGGATATGATGCGGTTTCTATAATAGATCAAAAATATAATAAACCTGAATACTTGGGTGGAAAGCCAATAATTATAAAAGCTGTTGCCGACAGAAAGACAGGAATTGTTTTAGGAGCTCAAATAGTAGGCTTCGAAGGAGTAGATAAGAGGCTTGATGTATTTGTAACTGCTATTTCATTGAAGGCAAAAGCTGAAGACTTAATGCATTTAGATTTGGCTTATTCACCACCATATTCTATTCCTAGAGATCCGGTTTATTATTCGGGAGCAAAATTGAGAGCGGCTTTAGACGGCAATCGCAAAAAGTAG
- a CDS encoding biotin transporter BioY, translating into MTTMKLTAKDITQIGMFSALTAIGAFLTIPVGPVPITLQSFFVLLSGIMLGSKKAMYSQLVYILLGLAGLPIFSGFSGGLQHVLKPSFGFLIGYIFAAYITGKIAEKNSTAKNLLLAVFAGTAVLYAIGIPYMYYILNIMLAKNFTMAQILNMGMFMFIPGDTLKAAVAVFAGEKIKARLTV; encoded by the coding sequence ATGACTACAATGAAACTTACAGCAAAGGATATTACACAAATAGGAATGTTTTCCGCATTGACTGCAATAGGTGCATTTCTTACAATTCCCGTAGGGCCTGTGCCAATTACACTTCAATCTTTTTTTGTACTTTTATCAGGTATAATGCTTGGTTCAAAAAAAGCAATGTATTCACAACTGGTTTATATTCTGCTGGGATTAGCAGGCCTCCCTATATTTTCAGGTTTTTCAGGGGGATTGCAGCACGTCCTTAAACCAAGCTTCGGATTCCTAATAGGATACATATTTGCAGCATATATCACAGGAAAAATAGCCGAAAAAAATTCAACAGCAAAAAACTTATTACTTGCTGTATTTGCAGGAACTGCGGTATTGTACGCTATCGGGATTCCATACATGTACTACATACTGAATATAATGCTTGCAAAGAACTTTACAATGGCTCAAATACTAAATATGGGGATGTTCATGTTCATTCCGGGAGATACGTTAAAAGCCGCCGTTGCGGTGTTTGCAGGGGAAAAAATAAAGGCAAGGCTTACTGTATAA
- a CDS encoding biotin--[acetyl-CoA-carboxylase] ligase translates to MTVKNEVLNILEQYKGKSISGQELAEKLCVSRTSIWKAINSLKNEGYIITGVSNKGYSLSKTSDILSSEGIRTFLSDEYKNISLTVHKTIGSTNTEAKLMSMKHADHGTVILSEEQTEGRGRMGRSFYSPSESGIYMSIILKPKLNISDSVLITTAAAVAVCLSIDKFTNQYAEIKWVNDVYIGGKKVCGILTEAVTDMESGTVSSIVVGIGLNVQTELFPPELKETAGSIFSSREGHSIRNQLSAEIINNILSICNEIETRSFLKIYKDRSMILGERIRYLKNGKWIEGYAQDIDEHGGLVVFHDDDNKEILHSGEISVRKQQ, encoded by the coding sequence ATGACAGTAAAAAATGAGGTTTTAAATATTTTGGAGCAATATAAAGGCAAGAGTATCTCCGGACAGGAACTGGCAGAAAAACTATGTGTTTCCAGAACATCTATATGGAAAGCAATTAATTCGCTAAAAAATGAAGGTTACATAATCACAGGAGTTTCTAACAAAGGGTATTCACTGTCAAAAACTTCGGATATTTTATCATCAGAGGGTATTAGGACATTTTTAAGCGACGAATACAAAAATATATCTTTGACCGTTCACAAAACTATTGGTTCCACAAACACAGAAGCAAAACTTATGTCAATGAAACATGCAGATCATGGAACTGTAATTTTGTCTGAGGAGCAAACCGAAGGCAGAGGCAGAATGGGAAGAAGTTTCTATTCTCCGTCCGAATCCGGCATTTATATGAGTATTATTTTAAAGCCAAAGCTGAACATATCTGATTCTGTGCTGATTACTACTGCCGCAGCAGTTGCCGTATGTCTTTCCATCGATAAATTCACAAACCAATATGCTGAAATCAAATGGGTCAATGATGTATATATTGGCGGTAAAAAAGTTTGCGGAATATTGACGGAAGCAGTTACTGATATGGAAAGCGGAACAGTGAGCAGCATCGTAGTCGGCATAGGTTTAAATGTCCAGACCGAACTTTTCCCGCCGGAGCTAAAAGAAACAGCCGGATCTATATTTAGTTCAAGGGAAGGTCACTCCATACGAAATCAACTTTCAGCAGAAATAATAAACAATATTTTGTCAATATGCAATGAAATTGAAACCCGGTCATTTTTAAAGATATATAAGGATAGGTCCATGATTTTAGGCGAAAGAATAAGATACCTAAAAAATGGCAAGTGGATTGAAGGGTACGCCCAGGATATAGATGAACATGGTGGGCTGGTTGTCTTCCACGATGACGACAATAAGGAAATTCTCCATTCAGGAGAAATATCTGTTAGAAAGCAACAATAA
- a CDS encoding glycosyl hydrolase family 18 protein: MKRKNLTYGLIALILFVNVFLVNASAAEYDENESGKKFKVIGYYSGDLFDEPLENLQTDKLTHVIYAFLIPQEDGSLIELKNPEKLRKLVEKCHADGTNVFIAVGGWSYEGNTLQPVFEEIASSDEKRKAFIENIADIVEEYNLDGVELDWEHPNANTAFDYEKLAVELSEALKQMGKEMTAALNGAWSKTAGPEPSMVLTDKCLESFSFINVMAYDISNADHSPLWFSETSIDYWLNRGVPSEKIVLGMPLYARPSWMQYRHLVSMNTEYAYTDYAPTDPLESYYNGINTLREKTVISLSKAGGVMLFDVNEDTNDKYSIVSMIDDIVKKTANLSADEMNSYVTVVLNGRELVFSESEGYGKPFISEAGRTMLPLRMPLEAIGAKVRYDNENRIVTAVKDDITVKIPVDKDVVYINEKEIKTDAKSFIISGRTYIPLRTVFEAFEYQIDWHGSSRTVLLTEKEQETN, from the coding sequence ATGAAAAGAAAAAATTTAACATACGGTCTAATTGCATTGATTTTGTTTGTTAATGTATTCTTGGTAAATGCATCTGCCGCAGAATACGATGAAAATGAAAGCGGAAAAAAGTTTAAAGTTATAGGATATTATTCGGGGGACTTGTTTGATGAGCCCTTGGAGAATTTGCAGACGGATAAGTTGACTCATGTCATATATGCTTTTTTGATTCCTCAAGAGGATGGTTCGCTTATTGAATTGAAGAATCCAGAGAAACTTAGAAAATTGGTTGAAAAATGCCATGCTGATGGAACGAATGTTTTCATTGCTGTGGGAGGCTGGTCATATGAAGGGAACACCTTGCAGCCTGTATTTGAGGAGATTGCTTCATCGGATGAAAAGAGAAAAGCGTTTATAGAAAATATAGCTGATATTGTTGAAGAATACAACCTTGATGGAGTTGAGCTTGACTGGGAGCATCCAAATGCAAATACTGCATTTGATTATGAAAAACTTGCAGTTGAGTTGAGTGAAGCACTAAAACAGATGGGAAAGGAAATGACAGCGGCACTAAACGGTGCTTGGTCTAAGACTGCTGGGCCGGAGCCTTCTATGGTACTGACGGACAAATGTCTTGAAAGTTTCAGTTTTATAAATGTAATGGCATATGATATAAGTAATGCCGATCACAGCCCTTTGTGGTTTTCCGAAACATCCATAGATTATTGGCTGAACAGAGGAGTACCGTCCGAGAAAATTGTACTTGGAATGCCTCTATATGCCAGACCCAGTTGGATGCAGTACAGACATTTAGTTTCTATGAATACAGAATATGCATATACGGATTATGCGCCAACAGACCCGCTGGAATCATATTATAACGGAATAAATACGTTAAGAGAAAAGACTGTAATATCTTTGAGCAAGGCGGGGGGAGTAATGCTTTTTGATGTCAATGAAGACACAAATGACAAATATAGCATAGTCTCCATGATAGACGATATCGTTAAGAAAACTGCTAATTTATCAGCAGATGAAATGAACAGTTATGTAACAGTTGTTTTAAATGGAAGGGAATTGGTGTTTTCGGAAAGCGAAGGCTATGGAAAGCCGTTTATAAGTGAAGCAGGCAGAACGATGCTTCCGCTCAGGATGCCTCTGGAGGCAATAGGAGCGAAAGTGAGATATGACAATGAAAATAGAATTGTAACTGCTGTCAAGGATGATATAACAGTAAAAATTCCAGTTGATAAAGATGTTGTTTATATAAATGAAAAAGAAATTAAAACAGATGCAAAATCATTTATAATAAGCGGAAGAACGTACATTCCACTAAGAACGGTTTTTGAAGCGTTCGAGTATCAAATTGACTGGCACGGCAGCAGCAGAACAGTTTTGTTGACAGAAAAGGAACAGGAAACTAATTAG